In a genomic window of Microterricola viridarii:
- a CDS encoding biliverdin-producing heme oxygenase, translating to MPKLISPESHASETVVSEDPLALGARLRTETHDQHRSTESRTFIVQLMKGELSLADYTRYLAQMAWVYEALESRTPSESDFAIYDVRLNRLAEIESDLVALGAADWRSSHPALPSTQRYADRLRELVATDSPRYVAHHYTRYLGDLSGGQAISRLVARHYAATDEQLAFYRFDGIENHVHFKREYREQLDALPLSEEESAAVVEEALAAFEFNGALFDELQTPAVAA from the coding sequence ATGCCTAAGCTAATCTCGCCCGAGTCGCACGCCTCTGAAACCGTCGTCTCAGAGGACCCGCTCGCCTTGGGAGCGCGCCTGCGCACCGAGACGCACGATCAGCACCGCTCCACCGAGTCGCGCACCTTCATCGTGCAGCTGATGAAGGGCGAGCTCTCGCTGGCCGACTACACCCGCTACCTGGCGCAGATGGCCTGGGTCTACGAGGCCCTCGAGTCGCGCACCCCCAGCGAATCCGATTTCGCGATCTACGACGTGCGCCTGAACCGCCTCGCCGAGATCGAGAGCGACCTCGTCGCCCTCGGCGCAGCCGACTGGCGCAGCAGCCACCCGGCCCTGCCCTCCACGCAGCGCTACGCCGACCGCCTGCGCGAGCTCGTCGCCACCGACTCCCCGCGCTACGTCGCCCACCACTACACCCGCTACCTCGGCGACCTCTCCGGCGGCCAGGCCATCTCGCGCCTCGTGGCCCGGCACTACGCCGCCACCGACGAGCAGCTCGCCTTCTACCGTTTCGACGGCATCGAGAACCACGTGCACTTCAAGCGCGAGTACCGCGAGCAGCTCGACGCCCTCCCGCTGAGCGAAGAGGAGTCGGCAGCCGTCGTCGAGGAGGCGCTGGCCGCCTTCGAGTTCAACGGCGCGCTGTTCGACGAGCTGCAGACGCCCGCCGTCGCCGCGTAG
- a CDS encoding type II secretion system F family protein, protein MSPAGGWALVLGCTLGLGLWSLVALTPRLRRARLIDRVAPYLSDVSEAARERAGRHTVDPLPVLGTLFAPAAARAAAVLGDVLGGSELLARRLRQAGSGRSVVQFRTEQLLAAVLGLAVGLTVTILGSALGTLSPLAQVALPPTAFLVGGALPELVLRRRARARLRRIEAELPLLLEFLSLSLSAGEGLQDALARVSRASSGELAAEFGVVVARVHTGIPLTRALHELAAELRITALARCVDQMIAVLERGTPLAEVLRAQASDARGVAKRELLESGGKKEVLMLVPLIFLILPLTVIFAIFPGVLVLQAGF, encoded by the coding sequence ATGAGCCCCGCCGGCGGCTGGGCGCTCGTGTTGGGCTGCACCCTCGGACTCGGGCTGTGGTCGCTCGTCGCGCTGACACCGCGGCTCCGCCGGGCGCGCCTGATCGACCGGGTCGCGCCGTACCTGAGTGACGTCTCGGAAGCCGCGCGGGAGCGGGCAGGTCGGCACACCGTCGACCCGCTGCCCGTGCTCGGCACGCTGTTCGCCCCCGCCGCGGCCCGGGCGGCCGCCGTCCTCGGAGACGTGCTCGGCGGCTCCGAGCTGTTGGCCCGGCGGCTCCGCCAGGCCGGGTCGGGCCGCAGCGTGGTGCAGTTCCGCACCGAGCAGCTGCTCGCCGCCGTGCTCGGCCTGGCCGTGGGGCTCACCGTCACGATCCTCGGCTCGGCCCTCGGCACGCTGTCCCCGCTCGCACAGGTCGCCCTGCCGCCGACGGCGTTCCTCGTGGGCGGAGCGCTGCCGGAGCTGGTGCTGCGCCGGCGTGCTCGGGCGCGGCTGCGCCGGATCGAGGCCGAGCTGCCGCTGCTGCTCGAGTTCCTGTCGTTGAGCCTGTCGGCCGGAGAGGGCCTGCAGGACGCCCTCGCGCGTGTCTCCCGGGCCAGCTCCGGCGAGCTCGCCGCCGAGTTCGGCGTCGTCGTCGCCCGGGTGCACACCGGCATCCCGCTCACCCGAGCCCTGCACGAGCTTGCCGCCGAGCTGCGCATCACCGCACTCGCGCGCTGTGTGGACCAGATGATCGCGGTGCTCGAGCGCGGCACCCCGCTGGCCGAGGTGCTGCGCGCGCAGGCGAGCGACGCGCGCGGGGTCGCCAAGCGGGAGCTGTTGGAGAGCGGCGGCAAGAAGGAGGTACTGATGCTGGTGCCGCTGATCTTCCTGATCTTGCCGCTCACCGTCATCTTCGCCATCTTCCCTGGGGTGCTCGTGCTCCAGGCCGGGTTCTGA
- a CDS encoding type II secretion system F family protein: protein MSPLLNTLLGAALGAGLLLALAPLFWPAGRVRQPAGPTAGAASGPRAAAARLLAQAGLRGVPPLALAALSVALGVIAAGLAQALLGITALAMVCGAAALLLPLVLVRWRAAARRSANREVWPDVVDHLVSAVRSGLSLPDSVSSLARVGPPSTRAPFADFERDYRSSANFGQSVERLKDALADPVADRILETLKMAREVGGTELTGVLRSLAGYLREDAAVRAELRARQGWVVNAARLGVAAPWIVLMLLASRPEAARAYDTPAGSVLILGGLLLSVVAYRVMLRLGRLPEEQRWFR from the coding sequence ATGAGCCCGCTGCTGAACACGCTGCTCGGGGCCGCGCTCGGGGCCGGGCTGCTGTTGGCGCTCGCCCCACTGTTCTGGCCGGCCGGGCGGGTCAGGCAGCCGGCGGGGCCCACGGCCGGTGCGGCATCCGGGCCCCGCGCCGCGGCAGCCCGCCTGCTCGCGCAGGCCGGCCTCCGCGGGGTGCCGCCGCTCGCCCTCGCCGCGCTCTCCGTCGCCCTCGGCGTCATCGCCGCCGGGCTCGCCCAGGCCCTCCTCGGCATCACCGCGCTCGCCATGGTGTGCGGGGCCGCAGCACTGCTGCTGCCCCTGGTGCTGGTGCGCTGGCGGGCGGCGGCCCGCCGCAGCGCGAATCGCGAGGTCTGGCCGGATGTCGTCGACCATCTGGTCTCGGCTGTGCGCTCTGGCCTCTCACTGCCGGACTCGGTGAGCAGCCTCGCCCGGGTGGGGCCGCCGAGCACGCGCGCGCCGTTCGCCGATTTCGAGCGCGACTACCGGTCGAGCGCGAACTTCGGCCAGAGCGTCGAGCGGTTGAAGGACGCGCTCGCCGACCCCGTCGCCGACCGGATCCTGGAGACATTGAAGATGGCCCGCGAGGTCGGCGGCACCGAGCTGACCGGTGTGCTGCGCAGCCTCGCCGGCTACCTGCGCGAGGACGCGGCGGTGCGCGCGGAGCTGCGGGCGCGGCAGGGCTGGGTCGTCAACGCGGCCCGGCTCGGCGTCGCTGCGCCCTGGATCGTGCTGATGCTGCTCGCCTCGCGCCCCGAGGCGGCCCGCGCCTATGACACCCCGGCCGGCTCGGTGCTGATCCTCGGCGGGCTGCTCCTCTCCGTCGTGGCGTACCGGGTCATGCTGCGCCTCGGCCGGCTGCCAGAGGAACAGCGGTGGTTCCGATGA
- a CDS encoding CpaF family protein, giving the protein MSDAVRMITEQVRLRVRRESVDLAADAALAESYVRDEVQRYSERALGSALPLIHDEEQAAREAVASLTGFGALQPYLDDPEIEEVWVNSPTRVFVARAGVPELTTTVLAEREVRELVERMLQSSGRRVDLSSPFVDASLPDGSRLHVVIPDVTARFWSLNIRKFSRRIRSLNQLVAAGSLNRQAAEFLRMCVLAGQNILVSGATQAGKTTMLNALIGAARERERIVTVEETFELDLRARDVVAMQCRQPSLEGTGEITLRRLIKEALRMRPDRLVVGEVREAESLDLLIALNSGVPGACSIHANSGRDALVKLCTLPLLAGRNIDSSFVLPTVASCVDIVVHCEMDRHGRRRLAEVLAVTGQVRDGQVEAEALFERRAGELWAPGVQPAKLEKFRAAGFDPAVVLGAVPA; this is encoded by the coding sequence ATGAGCGACGCCGTGCGCATGATCACCGAGCAGGTGCGGTTGCGCGTGCGTCGGGAGAGCGTCGATCTGGCCGCCGATGCGGCCCTCGCCGAGAGTTATGTGCGCGATGAGGTGCAGCGTTACAGCGAGCGGGCCCTCGGCAGTGCGCTGCCGCTCATCCACGACGAGGAGCAGGCCGCGCGCGAGGCCGTCGCCTCGCTGACCGGGTTCGGCGCGCTGCAGCCCTACCTCGACGACCCGGAGATTGAAGAGGTGTGGGTGAACTCGCCGACCCGCGTCTTCGTGGCCAGGGCCGGCGTGCCGGAGCTGACCACCACGGTGTTGGCGGAGCGGGAGGTGCGGGAGCTGGTCGAGCGGATGCTGCAGAGCTCTGGGCGACGGGTCGACCTGAGCTCGCCGTTCGTCGACGCCTCCCTGCCGGACGGCAGCCGGTTGCACGTCGTCATCCCCGACGTCACGGCCCGGTTCTGGTCGCTGAACATCCGCAAGTTCAGCCGCCGCATCCGCAGCCTCAACCAGCTGGTCGCCGCCGGCTCGCTCAACCGGCAGGCGGCCGAGTTCCTGCGCATGTGCGTGCTGGCCGGGCAGAACATCCTCGTCTCCGGGGCGACGCAGGCCGGCAAGACGACGATGCTGAACGCGTTGATCGGGGCGGCCAGGGAGCGCGAGCGGATCGTGACCGTCGAGGAGACCTTCGAGCTCGACCTCCGCGCCCGGGACGTGGTCGCCATGCAGTGCAGGCAGCCCAGCCTGGAGGGCACCGGCGAGATCACGCTGCGCCGGCTGATCAAGGAGGCGCTGCGGATGCGGCCGGACCGGCTCGTCGTCGGGGAGGTGCGCGAGGCGGAGAGCCTCGACCTGCTCATCGCCCTGAACAGCGGAGTGCCCGGCGCCTGCTCGATCCACGCCAACTCCGGGCGGGACGCCCTGGTCAAGCTCTGCACGCTGCCGCTGCTGGCTGGGCGCAACATCGACTCCTCGTTCGTGCTGCCGACGGTGGCCAGCTGCGTCGACATCGTGGTGCACTGCGAGATGGACAGGCACGGTCGGCGCCGGCTCGCCGAGGTCCTCGCCGTGACGGGGCAGGTGCGCGATGGGCAGGTCGAGGCGGAGGCCCTGTTTGAGCGGCGCGCGGGCGAGCTCTGGGCCCCCGGCGTCCAGCCAGCGAAGCTCGAGAAGTTTCGCGCGGCCGGGTTCGACCCGGCCGTCGTGCTCGGGGCGGTGCCGGCATGA